Part of the Sorghum bicolor cultivar BTx623 chromosome 1, Sorghum_bicolor_NCBIv3, whole genome shotgun sequence genome, GGATGCGGTCACAGCCACACTACAAACAACTCACCAACCTCTGCGAGAGCTAAACTTAAAATTGGTGTCCAGGGTCCATACGTATGTTATTAAAGGCACCTAAAACATCATGTTTGTTgttcgtcatcgtcatcataaTATATCCTTAGCCGCCACCAGACCCATACTTCTTGCCGAAGACGATCACCTGGAGCTTGTCGTACCCAGCAAGGACACCAGCACCAGCAACAGCACGGAGGATGTTTGCCCCAGCACCCTTGAAGAGGGACTTGGTACCCTCCTTTGCAACAATCTGCTTGAAAGCATCCAAGGAGCTGTTGTACTTGACGGCCTCACCAGATGTCATCATCATGCGACGGCGAACAGTATCAATGGGGTAAGAGGCAAGGCCAGCACCAATGGTTATACCCCAGCCGAGCAAGAAGCTGGCTAAGAAGTTGTCCTGCAGAACACACCAGTGAACACAATATTAATAAGATTCAGTAAAAGACCACATTTGACCTAAGTTTCAAAaagaaaggatcaatatgcgaATCAATAAGCACAAGAAAATTGATTACGCAAAAAAACTGTACCAAAATTTGAGCAGGGGACAAGCAATTATGATTCAAAGCGGGTTAACACTACCATTGTAATTAGCAATCTGGGTTCAGGTTACTGACCTGCAGGGTACCAACAAGAAGCACTGGCTTCAGGGAGTCATACATACCAAAGTAAAGACCTCGGTACACAATGATTCCCACACAAGAGATATTGAATCCACGGTAGAGGCCGCGAATACCATCACTGGCAAGGGTCTTGCGGTAAACATCAACAAGTCCATTGAACTGCCTCTCACCACCCTTCTTTGCAGCCTTGGCATCATTGGCCAAACGTGTACGAGCGTAGTCCAGAGAATAGACAAAGAATAGAGAGCAAGCACCAGCAGCTCCTCCAGAAGCCAGATTTCCAGCAAACCACTTCCAGTACCCATCCTTGTCCTTCTTAAAGTTGAACATGCGCTTGAAGTGATCCTTGAACGCAAAGTTCAATGCCTGAAGCAGGATGGAGAATTTAGGTTTATCTAGTGCCAacatatgaatatgaataatgaTCACATAACACCAGAACAAAAACAGTTGGATGGGGCAGGATGTGGTACCTGTGTGGGGAAGTAACGGATTACATTAGCTGTGTTTCCTCTCCACAGTGAGACAAAACCCTCATCTCTGATTGTCCGACCAAAGCAGTCCCCAATACCCTTGTAGGGTTCAGAAAGCCTGCCAGTCTTGAGCATTTCATCCTGGTTCTGAATCAAAAGCTTGACACGCTCAATCGGAGCAGCAGCTGTCTTGGAGACAGCAGCGGAAACCCCACCCATCATAAAGTCAATCATAAATCCAGAAAAGCCTTTCTCTTTTGGGGCAGACGCGAAGACAGGAGATGGTGCCATGACAGATGAGAGTCCAACAGTTGCATTCATCCCATAATATGACCTCTGGGGCACATTGTAAGCAGAATAGGCATTGTTGAATACGGGGTTGTTCATGGCAGAGTAGGAAGAGATTCTGCTCAACAACACAGACTGCCCATGGACCTTCTGGACCACAGACGTAGAGCGTAGTTCATCCGCCATTTTCACAGGTCAAAAGCGATCTGTCAATCAACATGAGACGTTTGGGTCAGATTATAAGCAAAGACACCATACATATGGAGCACAGATATAGATAGCCAAAGTGTCTACATGGATACTCCTACAAAACGTAAAAGCACGTAAAGGAGTTGCACCTAGATCATTTTTTCCCAAACTAAGTGGAACAGAAAGTTCACTCAGGGTACCATAAAAGGAGTATGAGCCGTTAACCGCATGTAAAAATAACAGCATATCCTGGTGCATCAAGATGCTTATAACATGATTAAAAAGACACATTTAATTAATCACTAAAAAATACATCTAAATGACAAGAAGCTTTGGCAATCTGTATCTACTAATCTAGTCTAATGTAAAACTCTGAGACCTAGCATTATTTGCTTGATTCAAAATCAGCCTGGCAAATCTTGAAACCTAGCATTTACAACGTGATGAAAAGCAGGGAAACTACAAGCGTCATTTTGAAATCACTCTGATCTCGTCTAGGAGTGCGGAACATAGAGCTCTGGTATTGTCCAGGAAGAAGTGTCAAACATAGATATCAACACCCAATTAAGCTAGATTGTAGTGAGCAAGTCCGTCTCAGTATAACAAACATAGCACAGTAGCATATATAAGCACTACTGTCAAACAGAGTGCTACTCATCAATGGATCTGTACATACAAAACTACTGTCAAACCAGCACATCAGGCACTAAGACCAAACATTATATTACATTAATAACATATTAATACATAAAACTAGTAAGAGACATAACACAGACACAACAAAACCATCTCTTGAGACCAATTTAAGAGTTAAGACATACACAAATGGAACAAAACCCGCTCCTGAGACCCAACTTTTTTATCCAATATAGACTGAACATGCAGCTATGGAGTGGCAaacaagagaaaaacaaaaacagcATTTGCATGCAAGCATCAACAATATCAAAACGTATTGACAAACAATATGCGAAACACCAAGGAACCAACCAGCAGTGAGCAGCACAGTCCAACAGTTGATGCCTATCCAGGAAAATAAGCAACGCAAATTGCAAACTATTGACTCTCAATTCTAATTCTAATTGCCTAATGCTGCTTGGTGACACAAACCAAGTATGGTTCAAAGTTATGTGTATTAATAACACCTCTAGTGTACGTAATACATTCATGTAAGAGCAAAAAGAAACACCCAAAGTTTCACAAAAGTTGTACTTCACAGCAAGTTGTCTACCCAGCCCATTATCGCAAGGACCCTGTGACCCTAAGCAGTTAAACAGGCAAACTTTTAAACAAGAGTGATATTTGAAGTGCAGCTCTGAGTTTACATTGCTAAACAGCAAAGGACTGGTCCTCAAAACCAAGTAAAGAATAGTAGCTCTTCGTGTAGATATTGGAGTCGACAGCACTAGACTAGCTGCCTCCTGATGTTGACAGAAACGACTAGCTCGCACAGACAGCAGTTTCAGTTCTAGTTACCATaaactaaaccctaaaccctaaataaAACATGGTACCGATTAGAGGTAAACCTACACGCGAAAATAACAGAAGCAGGCAAAACATCGTACCAGGAGGCCGTGCATATGCGTCCCTACTACAGGACTAGGGAACTGGAAATTAAAATCACTTCATCCATCCAGATCTACGGTCCTCTGTACAACCGACAAGTTCAATTCCTCAGGTAAACTTCCCATGTAGCCAGATCTACCGAAAAACGCTATGCACCCATCTCAAAAACGAAATTAGATCACGACTGACCCCCTCGCAATTTCACGAACCAGGCCGGAGCGGcttgggggagagagagagtgcGTACCGAAGAGATGAAGAGAGTGAGGAGATGGAGCGAAGCCCGGGTTCCCGCCGACGCCGCGGTCGGGCGGAACCCCGTCGCGGCCGGCGTCGCCCTCGCTCGCGCCGCGGAGAGGCGAGGTGGTGGAGTTGGGACGGGGGCTCTCGTAGGGTCGCTGAGACCTGAGACGAGACGAACGAGATGAGGCACGGTATAAAAGACCCTGGGGTTTTGGCTGGCGTGTTGGAAGAGTAAAATAAAAAGCCCTCCCAGAGAAATGGGCGAGAGCGagactttttcttttattttgaggagaaaaatgaaaaaatggagtttttttttaagGAATGTTCCGGAGTTCCGGCCCAGCCTTTTGCTGCGTGCGCCCATGGCCGTGCCAATCTCTCGGTTGGGCCGAGGGTGTGCTACGCCGCTGGCCTTCCCATTCGCGTTGAGCCCGCTGTCCGTCCGTGGCGGCCAGGGTGACGGCCCATGATACGTTGCACCACGACGGACTTGCCCGGCCCAGGAACTGCCTTGCCACTCATCGCATCGCCGTCGAGGGGAGCCACTTCTCCTTTCCAGCTCCAGCTCCGCCGCGCCGGATCGCCGTGGTGGTGGATTCGCACCTACACCGGCGGCATCTCGGTGGGTCGGACCAACCGGCACCAACAGCGCCTACCTGAAATCCTGCGGCACTAGCTTAAGCTTTAAGCCTAACCctctcactctcactctctCAGTGTCTGTCAGTGCTCACGGGGATCACAAAACAAGTGGAGCGCAGCCTAGTAGTTCGGTGCTCTACAAAAAAAACTTGTAATGATTACAGACTATTCGTTTTGTCTAAAAGATTATATGTAAAAGTATTATTtgctaatttattataagaTAAAATCACTAAATAGTTGACAGATTCGGTAAATAATCCAAACAAACCGTCATACATCTACAGCAGCGATCGGTTAGTATTTTTGCAAGTGCGAAAAAGGTAGcgtagagcaactccagcccaagtccctaaattaagcccttaaatttttatttacatgctatgataaaaaaagtaGGGGCTCAAATTAAGACCCAACTCCAATCCACCTCCTAAACAATTCTAAACAAGTAGGATAGAGGGTTCTAGATGTGAGGGGTTCAAACTATAATTTAGAAGGAGAGGTAGGTTGGAGTTGTTTTTTTAGATCAAATCCTTATATTTAGaaaggaggtgggttggagtcaCTTAACCTCTCGCATGCACACACACGCAGAGCGCAGTTGTCCTGCCCATTCTCATCTCTTCTTGAGTCGCCGTGACAGGAATAGGTTACTGGTCAAGTGAGATTTTTCATCGGGGCTGTTTGATAATTTCCCTCCAACAAACACCTAACCACGACTCAGCACGGTTTGCAAGAGTCCGAAGCTCCAAGCACTTGGTCCAGAACCATCCGGAGACGCCAGAGTTGTCAAATTCTCAGCGTCCCTTTTTAATTATCATTTTCCTTTTTCAATAAACAACATTGATTAAATATAAAAAGAAATAGTATTTTtgatacataattaatattattagataTGGTTGTTATTTAAAGACATAAACGTtactaaaatttttaaaaaatctaGTCAAACTTAGGCCTGATTTAGATAAAAaggttttggattttgacactttagcactttcgtttgtatttggcaattattgttcaaccatagactaactagactaaaAAAATATCTCGTAATTATaggtaaattatgcaattaattatttttatttatatttaatgttctatgcatgtgccgtaagattcgatatgacgaggaatgttgaaatttttttggatttaaggtgaactaaacaccTTATTACGTATAAACTATGTCGATTGATGTTTAGAAACAGTAGAGTATTACTATAAGCAAGGGCAATACtacttttaggccttgtttagttcccaaaattttataaaatatgaatagtaccactttcgtttgtatttgacaaatattatccaatcatgtactaactagactcaaaagattcgtctcgtcaatttcgaccaaactgtgcaattagtttttattttcgtctatatttaatacttcatgcatacgtctaaagatttgatgtgacggagaatctgaaaacttttacaaaatattttgggaactaaacaaggccttagctctcCAGCAGAGATTGGATAATACGTGACCTGATCTGTCCCAGTATTATACTGACACATTACTCCtacattaaaaaaaatactaacgTCCTGTCCGTTGAGTGCAGCAGTTGAGGCGGAGGTAGTTTACACGTTCGTCCACCAATTGAACCGCGTGAAGTTCTGAAGGTTTTCTACTCTGTTGTCAGGGACGGCAAATATCTGATGGAGTTCAGAATCAGGGCTCGAGGTTTCCATCATTCCGAGACGGGACCCTAAGCATCTTTATTATCGAACCCTGCCAGCCACTGTCTTGCGTACGCTTACCTGTGACCAAACTGCTAttgctaaggccctgtttagtttctcacctaaaattttttcatcaatcccatcgaatctttggacacatgcatggaacattaaatatatataaaaaaataaactaattacacagttggtttaaaatcgcgagacgaatcttttaagcctagttactctatgattagccttaagtgctacagtaacccacatgtactaatgacagattaattatacttaataaatttgtcttgcagtttcctgacaagatatgtaatttgtttttttattagtttctaaaaacctcttccgacatccttccgacacatccgatgtgacacccaaaaaattttcatcttcaaTCTAAACAGAGCCTAATTGTCTACCGCTAGGTGAAAGTCGGAAGGACCGCAAGACCAGAAGAAACCAACGCTTGCCACGGGGATTATTCTGCGCATCGTGCCATGTGAACTATCGTGCTCAAAGATAAGATAAGCGGCCATGTGGAGCTGGTGCTGTTTGATCCTGTCACGTCTTGACGCTTTCAATGTCAGAGAAAATTCACGCCACAGCCCCAGCAACAACCACACAGCCAGGAAATTCAGAGATGATCGGTGCGTGTGACATGACGAATCCTGAATCCGCTTCCGATCAAATTCAGAGACCTGGTGCAACTGGAAAGCAGCCCGTGGGCTGGTGTGTGGAAATCGGAACCACTGACCCGTGGGCCCTGCTCCCGCAGTGCCACGGCTCTCAGGGTAGCCCGTAGCCACGCGCCCGCGCCCACGCCGCGCGCGCACCACCCCCGACCGAGCATAACCACCGGTGCCGTCACGCCGCGCCGTGCAGCGACGCGGACGCCTCTCCCTCCGCTTGCCGCCGCCTCGTGCTCGCGCGATCGGACGGCGACTCCACCGCGCCAACCGATCTCCTCTCTCCGACTCTCCCCCGCGCCCGCGGCGAGAAATAAAAGAGATCCCCGACCCCGACGCGCCACCCGCAAATCTCGCTCTCCCGGCCGCCCGCCCGCCGCCACCCCGCCCGCCTCGGCCGCACCCGCACGCAATCCGATGGCCCCCGCCGTCGCCGCAGCGGGGTCCTCGCCTCGCAGGTGGCTCGCGGCGGCCGTCATCGCGCTCGCCTGTGCCCTCGCGCCGGCGGCCGCTAGGCCTGACAAGGAGATGCGGGAGAAGTTCTACGGGACGCTCGTCACCAACGGCACGCACAACGCTACCGGGGACGGCAGCATCGCCGAGATGTTCGGCCGCGTGCTCGACAAGGAGTTCTCCGACAGCGACACGCCCGACGGTACGAATCTGGATCTGCACCACGCATTTGGGTTTGAGCTGGGTACCACCGTAGCAATGGAGTTTCTCACAGTTTTGGGCTTGGGTATCTGCTGTACTGCAGCTACAACTTTTTATTGCATCCTTCAGTTTATTTGACTGACGATTTGTGCTTCTGTTCATCCTCTTGCAGCTCCTGACAAGAGTAGCTTCAACAACAGCGTGTCAGATCATCAAGTATGTGTGACTTTCCTCTTGCATGCATGTGACCTATTGTTGTCCGATGACGTTTGCCGAAACTGCTGTGTAACCTTTACAATTATTAGTTTTTCCCTTTTCCCGAAGAACCACATTTGCATTTATTAGTAAGATGGGGCTCTTTTTGAAAAGCTCACAAATGCTGAATGAACCTCATGCATGTCTACTATTGCCCTAGATTGTCACCTACTAGAACTGGTAATGGGTAATCTAGTGAATAAATATGGAATGGTATTATTGTGGAGAAGTAGTTTCCAATGAGTCAGTGGCAAAAGCAAAGATAAGAGTGCCATTTAAGGAATATTTCCAATGCACCTGCATAATTAGAATTTGCTTCGTGAATCAGTGACAAAAGTAAAGTGAAGTGCCTCAGCAACCTGCATGGATTAGCAAAACCGTCAATAAAAGCGATAAATGATGCCCTTGTTAATCACAAGATTTTTTGCTTCTCATATCATGAATTCATGATACAGTATTTTGATGGCACTTGCTCCTTTGTTGTGTGTATGTAGATATCAGATTAGTTATATGTTTTatgcatataaaactatatattttGTAAGTGTGTTGTTCTGCTGAAGTAACTTGATGTATGTGAGTTTTCCCCAGCCTCCCGTTATATCATTCGGGTATATATTTGCTTGTGTTGTGTTGAAATTACTAATATCTCGTGATCTGATTTGCCCTGAGTATTTGACTGTGGAATTGCAAGGACAGAAACATctcacttctttttttttttaaaaaaaaagtggaCATGAAAATCTAGAAAGCGTTCTTTTTGTCTGCAAGATTTTTTCCCCTTTCAGTGTGGTTtgctagataaaaaaaatagtatTTTGTTTTTTGTTCAGGCTGTTCTGGAGACAGTAGCTGTCATTAcacatgacaagaagaagaatgattCGCAGCATACTAAGTATGGCCAGAATTTGAACAACATCATCTGTCAAACCTGCTATATCTGTAGCACCATGCCATATCAACTTTCTGACTTACGCACTGGTTCTGGTGCAGTTCCCCAAAATCTTTCCAAATTGGTGACATGTTTGGAGGCCAGGATGAGAACTCTGATGACTTGGAAACTGTGATAGATAAAGAGGTGTGCAAATTCACTTAACATCGTATGATTGGTCTGGTTGCCACTTATTGAAGGCGTTAACTTTGcacaggataatgtttttgtgaTGTCAAATCGTAAAACGAAGTATCCAACTCTTCAACTAGATTTACGGTCAGCTGCTCCCCACCCCCATCCCTTCATACCTTCACCTGTATGTGCCCCTATGTAATCTCCTATGGCCCCATAACTTGTTATATACAATTTCTCAATGCAGATTGATTAAAGATCTAGTAATTATAATCGTTTCAGCTACTGGTGGTGGTATCATATTCTCTTGTATGGGGCAGCCGGTCAGTAATTCTGAGATATTTTTGTACTTAACTGCTTACATCTTCGGTAGGCATGATATATGTTATTCTTCCAGGTTATTGTTGGCTACCTACTTGCTGGTTCTCTAGTTGGACCTGGGGGTTTGAACTTTATCAATGAAATGGTGCAGGTGACATGATCATTAACAGCTTACACCACAAAATTGCACTTTTGTCCCTTTTTTTTCTTACTTTTCTCCCTTTTCTATTATATATGCCCATCAAAGGGTTAGTATAGACTTTGAAAGAACAAAACTCAtaatttggttaaacttaaagGATCATGGCCCAGACAATTTTTTTACTCTTAAATCATACTCACCAGAAGATTAATTCCATGTGGCATATTGAAGTCACATACTTATCAGAATTACTGTGTTCAACTACAGGTGGAGACTTTTGCTCAATTTGGTGTAGTGTTTCTTCTTTTTGCTCTTGGTCTTGAGTTTTCACTGACTAAGGTACTAAAAAAATCTCTGGATGTTGTCTTGAGTCCAATATATCTCTTTCCAAAGTGTTTTTGACAAGTGTACATGTCAAAAGGTTTCCTTACTGTGCCTGTCATTTCTATCAGTTGAAAGCTGTAGGTCCTGTTGCTGTACTCGGAGGTCTGCTTCAGATTGCTCTGTTCATGTTCTTGTGTGGCCTCACTGCAGCGGTATATGCGTCTATCAAGCTTTAAATTGTCTTTCTTGCTTCTTGGATACATGTTGGATGTTGCACTGTAATAGAAGAACTGCTCTCCTAAaattaatttgcaaattttccaGTTGTGTGGTGCTAAATCATCTGAAGGAGTGTTTGTTGGTGCCTTCTTGTCTATGTCATCTACTGCAGTGGTAAGTATATTTGTTCAATGTGGCTACCATTTCAAATGCACCCTCTctttcaaattgtaagtcattttagTTTTGTTATAAGTAAAACTTCTCCAACTTTGGCCAAGTTTATAGACAAATATGTCAACATTTGCAAAACCAAATAAAAGTATTATTAATGCATGTTTCAATTTTGATTTAGTAAAATTATTTTGATGTGTGCTAGATGATCCATTCTCCTACAAACATGGTATGCTCGTCAAACTTAGACtagtttgacttaga contains:
- the LOC8061446 gene encoding K(+) efflux antiporter 5 isoform X2; the encoded protein is MAPAVAAAGSSPRRWLAAAVIALACALAPAAARPDKEMREKFYGTLVTNGTHNATGDGSIAEMFGRVLDKEFSDSDTPDAPDKSSFNNSVSDHQAVLETVAVITHDKKKNDSQHTNSPKSFQIGDMFGGQDENSDDLETVIDKEDNVFVMSNRKTKYPTLQLDLRLIKDLVIIIVSATGGGIIFSCMGQPVIVGYLLAGSLVGPGGLNFINEMVQVETFAQFGVVFLLFALGLEFSLTKLKAVGPVAVLGGLLQIALFMFLCGLTAALCGAKSSEGVFVGAFLSMSSTAVVSKFLVEKGSTNTLHGQVTIGTLILQDCAVGLLFALLPVLGGASGIFGGVMSMAKLLLVLSIFVAVTYMMTWSIVPRFLKLMIQLSSQTNELYQLASVAFCLLLAWCSDYCGLSLELGSFLAGVMISTTDFAHHTMEQVEPIRNLFAALFLASIGMLIHVKFLWNHVDILLAAVILVIIVKSIVVTIVVKAFGYSIRTAFVVGLSLAQIGEFAFVLLSRASHLHLVGGKMYLLLLGTTALSLVTTPLIFKLIPVVMHLGILMRWFPSENSMQSEDKAVMLEAHNRSL
- the LOC8061445 gene encoding ADP,ATP carrier protein 1, mitochondrial produces the protein MADELRSTSVVQKVHGQSVLLSRISSYSAMNNPVFNNAYSAYNVPQRSYYGMNATVGLSSVMAPSPVFASAPKEKGFSGFMIDFMMGGVSAAVSKTAAAPIERVKLLIQNQDEMLKTGRLSEPYKGIGDCFGRTIRDEGFVSLWRGNTANVIRYFPTQALNFAFKDHFKRMFNFKKDKDGYWKWFAGNLASGGAAGACSLFFVYSLDYARTRLANDAKAAKKGGERQFNGLVDVYRKTLASDGIRGLYRGFNISCVGIIVYRGLYFGMYDSLKPVLLVGTLQDNFLASFLLGWGITIGAGLASYPIDTVRRRMMMTSGEAVKYNSSLDAFKQIVAKEGTKSLFKGAGANILRAVAGAGVLAGYDKLQVIVFGKKYGSGGG